From one Deltaproteobacteria bacterium genomic stretch:
- a CDS encoding glycine zipper 2TM domain-containing protein — protein MAIMFLVIAACYGPQTGAQRGGATGAGVGGIAGALLDRSNPWRGGIIGAALGAVFGATLGDISDRGAYEASRHNAPVEYRTEDGRGRYRADPESYDPSTKCRKVRERIYEDGRLVRDHVKEVCEGQKYERRY, from the coding sequence ATGGCGATTATGTTTTTGGTCATTGCAGCCTGCTATGGGCCCCAGACCGGGGCCCAAAGGGGCGGTGCGACAGGCGCCGGGGTCGGGGGAATTGCCGGGGCACTGCTGGACCGGAGTAATCCCTGGAGGGGGGGGATAATCGGTGCCGCCCTGGGAGCCGTATTCGGGGCTACCCTGGGGGACATTTCGGACCGGGGGGCCTATGAGGCATCCAGACATAATGCCCCGGTGGAATACCGGACCGAGGATGGCCGGGGACGATACCGGGCTGATCCCGAGAGTTATGATCCATCGACTAAGTGCCGCAAAGTCCGGGAAAGGATCTATGAAGACGGCCGGCTGGTAAGAGACCATGTTAAAGAGGTTTGTGAAGGGCAAAAATACGAGAGACGGTATTAA